In Clostridium sp. JN-1, one genomic interval encodes:
- a CDS encoding LysM peptidoglycan-binding domain-containing protein: MSKFKCIKTLLVSLSLSLFAFSSVQAASYKVTSGDSLFTIGKLFYTTSGTLMKNNNLTSSAIYPGQVLNVPADVYTIKSGDTLYLIAKKYGITTNQLKKANDKWDDMIYPGQKLIVPAATADTSNSNSGQAVQSNTTAKPIVAYNTNDLDLLARLVMSEAQGQPYTAQVGVASVVLNRVKSSEFPNSISSVIYQKSDGYYQFTPVENGFINNPASDEAKKAAYDALYGSDPTNGAIYYFDDSATNTWLWSRPITLRTGKMVFTH; the protein is encoded by the coding sequence ATGTCAAAATTTAAATGCATCAAAACTTTACTTGTAAGTCTATCATTATCATTATTTGCTTTTAGTTCTGTACAAGCTGCTAGTTATAAGGTTACATCAGGTGATTCTCTTTTTACCATAGGTAAACTTTTTTACACTACCTCAGGCACCCTCATGAAAAATAATAACTTGACAAGTTCAGCTATATATCCGGGTCAAGTGTTGAATGTACCTGCTGATGTTTACACTATAAAAAGTGGTGATACCTTATATCTTATAGCTAAAAAATATGGTATTACGACAAATCAATTAAAAAAAGCAAATGATAAATGGGATGATATGATTTACCCAGGTCAAAAATTAATTGTACCTGCAGCAACAGCAGATACTAGCAATAGTAATAGTGGACAAGCTGTTCAATCAAATACTACTGCTAAACCTATAGTTGCATATAATACTAATGATTTAGATCTTTTAGCTAGATTAGTAATGTCAGAAGCACAAGGGCAACCTTATACAGCTCAAGTAGGTGTAGCTTCTGTAGTTTTAAATAGAGTTAAAAGTAGTGAATTCCCAAATTCAATAAGCTCAGTTATTTATCAAAAATCCGATGGATACTATCAGTTTACTCCAGTTGAAAATGGATTCATAAATAATCCTGCTTCAGATGAAGCAAAAAAGGCTGCTTATGATGCTCTATATGGATCTGATCCAACAAATGGTGCAATATACTACTTTGACGACAGTGCAACTAATACATGGCTGTGGTCAAGACCTATAACTTTAAGAACTGGTAAAATGGTATTTACACATTAA
- a CDS encoding alpha/beta-type small acid-soluble spore protein: MASRGNRVLVPEAKEGLNKFKMEAAKEVGVDLKEGYNGDLTSRQNGSVGGQMTKKMVEAYEKGVK; the protein is encoded by the coding sequence ATGGCAAGTAGAGGAAATAGAGTATTAGTTCCAGAAGCTAAGGAAGGTTTAAATAAGTTTAAAATGGAAGCAGCAAAAGAAGTTGGAGTTGATTTAAAAGAAGGATATAATGGAGATCTTACATCTAGACAAAATGGTTCCGTAGGAGGTCAGATGACAAAAAAAATGGTGGAAGCCTACGAAAAGGGCGTAAAATAG
- the hypD gene encoding trans-4-hydroxy-L-proline dehydratase: MERGMNDRIKKLRKQSVTTKPTLSIERALLVTEAYKKYEGSVDIPILRALTFKHIMENKKLCINNGELIVGEKGEKPQSSPTFPELCCHTLEDFDVIDKREKISFKVSDEAKKMQASEIIPYWQNRSIRKLIFDRMTPEWKDCYESGMFTEFMEQRGPGHTGADGKIYRKGFLDFKADIDKSIDALDYYNDEMAYDKKAELEAMKICCDAIISLGKRYADYARELAKVEKDEKRREELLWIASNCDAVPAHKPETFAQAIQMYWFVHIGVTTELNPWDALTPGRLDQHIYPFYKKGIEDGSLTRESAKELLECLWIKFNNQPAPPKVGITLKESSTYTDFANINTGGIKPDGSNGVNEVSYIILDVMDEMKLTQPSSNVQISKKTPHAFLKRACEISRKGWGQPAMYNTDSIVQELMRAGKDITDAREGGASGCVETGAFGKEAYILTGYFNTPKVLELTLNNGFDKNSNKQLGLKTGYAANYKSYDELFEAFKKQMHYFIDIKVRGNNTIEKIYAKYMPAVFLSIITSDCISKGMDYNAGGARYNTNYIQGVGIGTLSDSLISLKYNVYEKKNFTMQELMDAVDDNFVGHERIYNIVMNKTPKYGNDDDYADSVMIDAFNAFYDEVNGRKNMKGGYYRIDMLPTTCHVYFGSVMGASPNGRFSNKPLSDGISPEKSADTNGPTAVIKSASKMDHLRTGGTLLNQKFTPSALAGDSGLENLAALIRAYFSIDGHHIQFNVIDRKTLIDAQKNPDEYKDLIVRVAGYSDHFNNLGKDLQDEIIARTEQSFN; the protein is encoded by the coding sequence ATGGAAAGAGGAATGAATGATAGAATAAAAAAGTTAAGGAAACAAAGTGTTACTACAAAACCAACTTTGTCAATTGAGAGAGCTCTATTAGTTACAGAAGCATACAAAAAATATGAAGGAAGTGTTGACATACCAATACTTAGGGCTTTAACATTTAAGCATATAATGGAGAACAAAAAACTGTGTATTAATAATGGTGAATTAATTGTAGGTGAGAAAGGTGAAAAACCTCAATCATCACCAACTTTTCCAGAACTTTGCTGCCACACATTAGAAGATTTTGATGTAATTGATAAAAGAGAAAAGATATCATTTAAGGTAAGTGATGAAGCAAAAAAAATGCAAGCTAGTGAAATCATACCTTATTGGCAAAATAGATCAATTAGAAAATTGATTTTTGATCGTATGACACCTGAATGGAAAGATTGTTATGAAAGCGGTATGTTTACTGAATTCATGGAACAAAGGGGACCTGGACATACTGGAGCGGATGGAAAAATATACAGAAAAGGATTCCTCGATTTTAAGGCAGATATAGATAAGTCAATTGATGCACTTGACTACTATAATGATGAAATGGCTTATGATAAAAAGGCAGAACTTGAAGCTATGAAAATATGCTGTGATGCAATTATAAGTTTAGGTAAAAGATATGCAGATTATGCAAGAGAGCTTGCCAAAGTTGAAAAGGATGAAAAGAGAAGAGAAGAATTACTTTGGATAGCATCAAATTGTGATGCGGTTCCAGCACATAAACCCGAAACATTTGCACAGGCAATTCAAATGTATTGGTTCGTTCATATAGGTGTAACAACTGAACTCAATCCATGGGATGCACTTACTCCCGGACGTTTGGATCAACATATTTATCCTTTTTATAAGAAGGGAATAGAAGATGGAAGTTTGACAAGAGAAAGTGCAAAAGAACTGCTTGAATGTCTTTGGATTAAATTTAACAACCAGCCAGCACCTCCTAAGGTTGGTATAACACTTAAGGAAAGCAGTACTTACACTGATTTTGCAAATATAAATACAGGAGGAATCAAGCCGGACGGCTCAAATGGAGTAAATGAAGTTAGCTACATTATATTAGATGTAATGGATGAAATGAAACTTACTCAACCTAGTTCAAATGTTCAAATAAGTAAGAAAACACCTCATGCATTTTTAAAGAGAGCTTGTGAAATATCAAGAAAAGGCTGGGGACAGCCTGCAATGTACAACACTGATTCAATAGTCCAAGAACTCATGCGTGCAGGCAAGGACATTACTGATGCAAGAGAAGGTGGAGCAAGTGGATGTGTTGAAACAGGTGCATTTGGAAAAGAAGCGTATATTTTAACTGGATATTTTAACACACCTAAAGTTTTAGAACTTACCTTAAATAATGGTTTTGATAAAAACTCCAATAAACAGCTTGGACTTAAAACTGGATATGCTGCTAATTATAAGAGTTATGATGAACTATTTGAAGCTTTTAAAAAGCAGATGCATTATTTTATTGATATAAAAGTCAGGGGAAATAATACTATTGAAAAGATATATGCTAAATATATGCCTGCAGTATTTCTATCTATAATCACAAGTGATTGTATAAGCAAAGGTATGGATTATAATGCAGGGGGTGCAAGATACAACACAAATTATATTCAAGGTGTTGGTATAGGAACTTTAAGTGATAGTTTGATTTCACTAAAGTACAATGTGTATGAGAAGAAGAATTTTACAATGCAGGAATTGATGGATGCAGTGGATGATAATTTTGTAGGGCATGAACGTATATATAATATAGTCATGAATAAAACACCTAAGTATGGTAATGATGATGACTATGCTGATAGTGTTATGATTGATGCATTTAATGCTTTTTATGATGAAGTAAATGGAAGAAAAAACATGAAAGGAGGATATTATAGAATAGATATGCTTCCTACAACATGTCATGTTTATTTTGGTTCGGTAATGGGTGCATCTCCAAATGGAAGGTTTAGTAATAAACCTTTATCTGATGGAATTTCTCCAGAAAAAAGTGCTGATACAAATGGACCAACTGCTGTTATAAAATCAGCATCTAAGATGGATCATTTGAGAACAGGTGGTACACTCTTAAATCAAAAGTTTACTCCATCAGCACTTGCAGGTGATTCTGGATTAGAAAATTTAGCTGCACTTATAAGGGCATATTTTAGTATAGATGGACATCACATTCAATTTAACGTTATAGATAGAAAAACATTAATTGATGCACAAAAAAATCCTGATGAATATAAGGATTTAATAGTCAGAGTTGCAGGATATAGTGATCATTTCAACAATCTTGGAAAAGATCTTCAAGATGAAATTATCGCTAGAACTGAACAAAGTTTTAATTAA
- a CDS encoding trans-4-hydroxy-L-proline dehydratase activase, translated as MIKGIIFNIQKFCIHDGPGIRTTVFFKGCPLKCMWCHNPEGQEFHKELMIDKEKCTNCGKCIKGCNSGVISINQNHVENDLDKCVYCENCIDLCVNNVRQIIGKEYTINELMKEIKKDTIFYENSGGGVTFSGGEAISQIDFVEDLAKRCKYENIPVALDTSGYAPFSYFERIKDYIDLFLYDIKLIDEDLHKKYTGVSNKLILENLKQLSDIGANINLRIPLIEGINTSDDFVISVLNVIRKCNILSINLLPYHDTGKGKYAILNRSYNNESMKKPSDERMCEIENMFRSNGYKVKIGG; from the coding sequence ATGATCAAAGGGATAATTTTTAACATTCAGAAATTTTGCATACATGATGGACCCGGAATAAGAACAACTGTATTTTTTAAAGGATGCCCATTAAAATGTATGTGGTGTCATAATCCTGAAGGTCAAGAATTTCATAAAGAACTCATGATTGATAAAGAAAAGTGTACTAACTGCGGCAAGTGTATAAAAGGATGCAATAGCGGTGTTATAAGCATAAATCAAAATCATGTTGAAAACGATTTAGACAAGTGCGTTTATTGTGAAAATTGCATTGACCTTTGTGTAAATAATGTCAGACAGATTATAGGAAAGGAATACACAATTAATGAGTTAATGAAAGAAATAAAAAAAGATACTATTTTTTATGAAAATTCAGGTGGTGGAGTAACTTTTTCTGGAGGAGAAGCAATATCTCAAATTGATTTTGTAGAAGACCTTGCAAAGAGATGCAAATATGAAAATATTCCTGTTGCACTAGATACCTCGGGATATGCTCCTTTTAGTTATTTTGAGAGAATAAAGGATTATATAGATTTATTTTTGTATGATATAAAGCTCATAGATGAAGATTTGCATAAAAAATATACAGGAGTTAGCAATAAGTTGATACTTGAAAATTTAAAACAACTATCTGATATAGGTGCAAATATAAATTTGAGAATACCACTTATAGAGGGAATAAATACAAGTGATGATTTTGTAATTAGTGTTTTAAACGTTATCAGAAAGTGCAATATATTATCGATAAATTTACTGCCTTATCATGATACTGGAAAAGGTAAATATGCTATATTAAATAGAAGCTATAACAATGAGTCAATGAAAAAACCTTCAGATGAAAGAATGTGTGAAATTGAAAACATGTTTAGAAGTAATGGTTATAAAGTAAAAATAGGGGGTTAA
- a CDS encoding ABC transporter ATP-binding protein, translating into MDYILQCNNLTKKYGNKIALNNLNLKIKKGRIIGLLGPNGAGKTTLIKTAASLLSYNSGSILIDGKVPSVKTKKIVAYLPDKDFLYGWMTIRESLKFFKNFFEDFDHEKALKMVNDLGLDLNSKINSLSKGMQEKLNISLIFSRKAKLFLFDEPLAAVDPSMRDNIISIILNNFDKDSSILISTHLINDVEELFDEVVFVNDGKVLLHDNVEALKQKHKESIEELFKEVI; encoded by the coding sequence ATGGACTATATATTACAATGTAACAACTTAACTAAAAAATATGGCAATAAAATTGCTTTAAACAACTTAAATTTAAAAATAAAAAAAGGAAGGATAATTGGTCTTTTAGGACCAAATGGAGCAGGTAAAACTACACTCATAAAGACAGCAGCTTCACTCTTAAGTTATAACAGTGGAAGCATATTAATCGATGGAAAAGTACCCAGTGTAAAAACTAAAAAAATAGTTGCCTATTTACCTGATAAAGATTTCTTATATGGATGGATGACTATAAGAGAGTCCTTAAAATTTTTTAAAAACTTCTTTGAAGATTTTGATCATGAAAAAGCCCTCAAAATGGTAAATGATTTAGGACTTGATTTAAATTCAAAGATAAATTCACTGTCAAAAGGAATGCAGGAAAAATTAAATATATCTTTAATCTTTTCAAGGAAAGCAAAACTTTTTTTATTTGATGAACCACTTGCAGCAGTTGATCCATCCATGAGGGATAATATTATTAGCATTATACTCAATAATTTTGATAAAGATAGTTCCATTCTCATAAGTACTCATCTTATAAATGACGTAGAAGAGCTCTTTGATGAAGTTGTGTTTGTTAATGACGGTAAAGTCTTACTTCATGATAATGTAGAAGCTCTTAAACAAAAACACAAAGAATCCATTGAAGAACTTTTTAAGGAGGTCATTTAA
- a CDS encoding TrkA C-terminal domain-containing protein: MSSELITKPIYQKIAIDIANRIVSGHFAVGTKIYGRSTLSSEYNVSPETIRRAINLLHDMEIVDVNKGSGIIVKSVDNSLKFIDKFKEIDSINLLKEEVITLAEDKREIECKIESVINQIIDYLNRFNNSSPFVPFEFEIHSGLKIIGKTASEVKFWQNTGATIIAIRRNNRLIISPGPTAVFKEKDFFIFIGNKDSYTKVKKFLYK, translated from the coding sequence ATGTCTAGTGAATTAATTACGAAACCTATTTATCAGAAAATAGCCATTGATATAGCAAACAGGATAGTTTCAGGTCATTTTGCAGTAGGAACTAAAATTTATGGAAGGTCAACTCTTTCAAGTGAATACAATGTGTCACCGGAGACTATACGAAGAGCTATAAATTTACTACATGACATGGAAATAGTAGATGTAAATAAAGGAAGCGGAATAATTGTAAAATCTGTGGATAACTCGTTAAAGTTTATTGACAAATTTAAAGAAATTGATTCTATCAACCTCTTAAAAGAAGAAGTAATTACATTAGCAGAAGATAAAAGGGAAATTGAATGTAAAATAGAAAGTGTAATCAATCAAATTATTGATTATTTAAACCGTTTCAATAACAGCAGTCCATTTGTTCCATTTGAATTTGAAATACATAGTGGGCTTAAAATTATAGGGAAAACTGCAAGTGAAGTTAAGTTTTGGCAAAACACAGGTGCTACTATAATTGCAATTAGAAGAAATAACAGATTGATAATTTCTCCAGGACCTACTGCTGTTTTTAAAGAAAAAGATTTTTTTATCTTTATAGGAAACAAAGATTCATATACTAAAGTTAAAAAGTTCTTATATAAATAA
- a CDS encoding alpha/beta-type small acid-soluble spore protein, translated as MSRSNRLVVPEAKAALDKFKMESAREVGVDLKNNGYNGDLTSRQNGSVGGQMVKKMVKAYEKGL; from the coding sequence ATGTCACGTAGTAATAGATTGGTAGTGCCAGAAGCTAAAGCCGCATTAGATAAATTTAAAATGGAATCAGCAAGAGAAGTTGGAGTTGATCTAAAAAATAATGGTTACAATGGCGATTTAACTTCAAGACAAAACGGATCTGTTGGAGGACAAATGGTTAAAAAGATGGTTAAAGCTTACGAAAAAGGATTATAA
- a CDS encoding DUF1002 domain-containing protein, translating into MKVKALMSKLLIVFIMLSAVCIPGNKVYADAYKVVTLGGDLTESQKNDMLKYFNVTKDQANIIQVNIDEEKKYLGNTADSSKIGTKSISCSYVEPTTSGGLNVSTNNIYWVNSNMIKNALITAGIKNANVKAAAPFNVSGTAALTGILKGFENSSSGTKIDEDKKKVANDELVTTGEIGDEIGKDKAAGLMNDIKTQVIKDKPKDTEEVKKIVENVTNNYNVNLSSGDIDKITELMNKINGLNLNFSDVKGQLNDVAGKLKNVMTSDQAQGFFDKLMSSIKSFFSNLF; encoded by the coding sequence ATGAAAGTTAAAGCGTTAATGAGTAAATTATTGATAGTATTTATAATGTTATCTGCAGTATGTATACCAGGAAATAAAGTTTACGCAGATGCATACAAGGTTGTTACACTAGGCGGTGATCTTACAGAATCACAGAAAAATGATATGCTTAAATATTTTAATGTTACTAAAGATCAGGCAAATATAATACAAGTTAATATTGACGAAGAAAAAAAGTATCTTGGAAACACAGCTGATAGCAGTAAAATAGGTACAAAATCAATATCGTGTTCTTATGTAGAACCAACAACAAGCGGCGGATTAAATGTGTCAACAAATAACATATATTGGGTTAACAGCAATATGATAAAAAATGCATTGATTACAGCTGGAATAAAAAATGCAAATGTAAAAGCTGCTGCTCCTTTTAATGTATCAGGTACTGCAGCTCTTACAGGAATTCTTAAAGGATTTGAAAATAGCAGCAGTGGAACTAAAATTGATGAAGATAAAAAGAAAGTTGCAAATGATGAACTTGTGACTACAGGTGAAATTGGTGACGAAATAGGAAAAGATAAGGCAGCAGGTCTTATGAATGACATTAAAACACAGGTTATCAAGGACAAACCTAAGGATACAGAAGAAGTAAAAAAAATAGTTGAAAATGTAACTAATAACTACAATGTAAATCTTAGCTCGGGTGATATTGATAAGATAACTGAACTTATGAACAAAATAAATGGTCTCAATTTAAACTTTTCAGATGTAAAAGGTCAATTGAATGACGTTGCAGGCAAGTTAAAAAATGTTATGACAAGTGATCAAGCTCAAGGATTTTTTGATAAACTTATGAGTTCAATAAAAAGCTTTTTTTCAAATCTATTTTAA
- the proC gene encoding pyrroline-5-carboxylate reductase, producing MNKLIGFIGSGNMGQAIIGGIVKSGLVESKNIIVSDIDESKIQKVSDKYGVKVTVDSTKLVEKCDIIFLAVKPNVYDTVLNSIEKYVTPDKIIVSIAAGRSIESIEAILGCDKKIIRTMPNTPALVNEGMAGICRNKNVKDEELEFVKSIFESFGKAEIIPEYLIDSVVGISGSSPAYVFMFIEALADAGVMGGMPRDKAYKFAAQAVLGSAKMVLELNKHPGELKDMVCSPAGTTIDAVATLESLGFRSAVIKAAADCIKKSKEMGKK from the coding sequence ATGAACAAGTTAATTGGATTTATTGGCTCTGGTAATATGGGGCAAGCTATAATAGGCGGTATAGTAAAGTCGGGCTTAGTTGAAAGTAAAAATATAATTGTATCAGATATAGATGAGTCTAAGATTCAAAAGGTATCTGATAAATATGGTGTTAAAGTTACAGTAGATTCTACAAAACTTGTGGAAAAGTGTGATATAATTTTTCTAGCAGTAAAACCTAATGTATACGATACTGTGTTAAATTCAATAGAAAAGTATGTTACACCAGATAAAATCATAGTTTCAATTGCAGCTGGAAGGTCAATTGAAAGTATTGAAGCTATTCTTGGATGTGATAAAAAAATAATAAGGACTATGCCTAATACTCCTGCACTTGTAAATGAGGGAATGGCAGGAATATGTAGAAACAAAAATGTCAAGGATGAAGAACTTGAATTTGTAAAAAGTATATTTGAAAGTTTTGGAAAAGCAGAAATTATTCCAGAATATTTAATTGATAGCGTTGTTGGGATAAGTGGATCTTCACCAGCATATGTATTTATGTTTATTGAAGCACTTGCAGATGCTGGAGTAATGGGTGGAATGCCAAGGGATAAGGCTTATAAGTTTGCAGCACAAGCTGTTTTAGGTTCAGCAAAAATGGTGCTTGAACTCAACAAACATCCAGGAGAACTTAAAGATATGGTATGTTCTCCAGCTGGTACAACTATTGACGCTGTGGCAACACTTGAGTCACTTGGATTTAGAAGTGCTGTCATAAAGGCAGCTGCAGACTGCATAAAAAAATCAAAAGAAATGGGCAAAAAGTAA
- a CDS encoding ribonuclease Z, which yields MLDICLLGCGGNYPTPQRNLTSLLVSYEGEKILIDCGEGTQVSMKILGSGFKEISAICFTHYHADHVVGLPGLLLTIANSGRTKPLTIIGPDNLCKVVKGLTVICPHLPYNLNLIELTCDNLENFKYKIFQMENIEMYAVPVEHSLPCLAYSIIIKRNRKFDRKKAVEHKVPMKLWNILQKGESLSYQGIKYTPDMVLGEERKGIKLCYSTDTRPTYGLIDLSSNSDLFICEGMYGDNEKLDNAIKNKHMLFSEAAKIAREAKVKELWLTHFSPSLSDPNCYLEETKKIFNNTHLGCDRKFKSLNFSSIL from the coding sequence ATGCTTGACATTTGTCTATTAGGCTGCGGTGGTAATTATCCTACTCCTCAAAGAAATTTAACATCTCTTTTAGTTTCTTATGAAGGGGAAAAAATTTTAATTGACTGTGGAGAAGGCACACAAGTATCAATGAAAATTTTAGGATCAGGATTTAAGGAAATAAGTGCAATATGCTTTACACATTATCATGCAGATCATGTTGTTGGGCTTCCAGGACTTCTCCTTACAATTGCAAACTCCGGCAGAACAAAACCACTTACAATTATAGGTCCAGATAATTTATGTAAAGTTGTAAAAGGACTTACTGTAATATGCCCTCATTTGCCTTATAACTTAAATTTAATAGAATTAACATGTGACAACCTCGAAAATTTCAAATATAAAATATTTCAAATGGAAAATATAGAAATGTATGCAGTACCAGTTGAACACAGTCTGCCGTGCTTAGCATATTCAATAATCATAAAGCGAAATAGAAAATTCGACAGAAAAAAAGCAGTTGAACATAAAGTACCAATGAAGTTATGGAATATACTTCAAAAAGGTGAATCTTTAAGTTACCAAGGTATAAAATATACACCCGACATGGTACTTGGAGAAGAGAGAAAAGGAATAAAATTATGTTATTCTACAGATACAAGACCTACATATGGATTAATTGACCTTTCATCAAATTCTGATCTTTTTATATGCGAAGGTATGTATGGTGATAACGAAAAATTGGATAATGCAATTAAAAATAAACATATGCTCTTTTCGGAAGCTGCAAAGATTGCCCGTGAAGCAAAAGTTAAAGAATTGTGGCTTACTCACTTTAGCCCATCATTAAGTGATCCAAATTGTTATCTTGAAGAAACAAAAAAAATTTTTAACAATACACACTTAGGATGCGATAGGAAATTTAAAAGTTTAAATTTTAGCAGTATTTTGTAA
- a CDS encoding alpha/beta-type small acid-soluble spore protein, with protein sequence MSRRRILVPEAKVKLDKFKIETAKELSEYNKNHKEKQLNVGGHMVKKMVEDYEKKLK encoded by the coding sequence ATGTCTAGAAGAAGAATTTTAGTTCCTGAAGCTAAAGTCAAATTAGATAAATTTAAAATTGAAACAGCAAAAGAGTTGTCAGAATACAACAAAAATCATAAAGAAAAACAGCTTAACGTGGGCGGACACATGGTTAAAAAAATGGTTGAAGATTATGAAAAAAAATTAAAATAA
- the lgt gene encoding prolipoprotein diacylglyceryl transferase, with protein MNPIAFSIFGLDIRWYGVLIASGILIGLLIANYTCKIRNLNYDTLLDIVLVCLPIGIVGARAYYVLFNLEDYDSLISAINIRQGGLAVHGGLIFGLTAAILYCRHRKVNFLDYADIAVPSIIFAQALGRWGNFFNGEAHGSPVSYSFIQHFPHFIQKGMYIDGTYFNPTFLYESVWDLLVFIILIYLIQRFRKRGLILFSYIGLYSIGRFFIEGMRTDSLLLGPLKMAQLVSLAGITAWIIFLIYAFKTNKLQNNK; from the coding sequence TTGAATCCAATAGCATTTTCAATTTTCGGTTTAGATATAAGATGGTATGGAGTTTTAATTGCCTCAGGTATTTTAATTGGGCTATTAATTGCAAACTATACCTGCAAAATAAGAAATTTAAATTACGATACTCTTTTAGATATAGTATTAGTCTGCCTTCCAATAGGTATAGTAGGTGCGCGAGCTTATTATGTTTTATTTAACCTAGAAGACTATGACAGCTTAATTTCAGCTATAAATATCAGGCAAGGTGGTCTTGCTGTACATGGCGGTCTTATCTTTGGGCTTACAGCTGCAATACTATACTGCAGACACAGAAAAGTAAACTTTTTAGATTATGCTGACATTGCCGTTCCATCCATAATATTTGCACAAGCACTTGGAAGATGGGGAAATTTTTTCAACGGTGAAGCTCACGGCAGTCCTGTATCATATAGTTTTATACAGCACTTTCCACACTTTATACAAAAAGGTATGTACATTGATGGAACCTATTTTAATCCAACATTTTTATATGAATCAGTATGGGATTTACTTGTCTTTATAATTCTAATATATCTTATACAAAGATTTAGAAAACGCGGTTTAATATTATTTAGTTACATAGGTTTGTATTCAATAGGAAGATTTTTCATAGAAGGAATGAGGACAGATAGTTTGCTCTTAGGTCCGCTTAAGATGGCTCAACTTGTCAGCCTTGCAGGAATCACTGCATGGATAATTTTCTTGATATATGCATTTAAAACAAATAAACTTCAAAATAATAAATAG